One Crocosphaera sp. UHCC 0190 DNA window includes the following coding sequences:
- a CDS encoding metallophosphoesterase family protein, translating to MKTYSITSSSSYSLLTDPFLQFPTETSVKVVWFTEFPGVDHKIFYGDNLDKIAIAHTTKLSRTREDEGSKITPSYSQTTPRKIWRHEGEVIGLTSGVRTPYQVISVVEENATKKNIIQSPIFSLTSLPKPGTSLKILLTSDHQLMPMVAANLQKVVETIGQVDAIFFAGDLVNIADRASEWFDDQRGGAFFPCLQGKANYQLEKEGNTTIYYGGKLIQYAPLFPTIGNHEVMGRLSENTRLTQQFVDAIPSEVAEKIYLEKAPKINPNNNSQIKQNWIKNNSFNTETYQEIFSFPKNNGNHQNYYAVTFGDIRLVVLYATNIWRSPSLEPNVKGRYKESQQDLNNPENWGYGQHIFEPIKKGSSQYQWLEKELNSQEFKQAKYKIVMFHHPVHTLGGNIVPPYTDPMPNINYNNNGSIETVRYKYPQENDYIIRDLMPLLETAKVNLVFFGHSHLWNRFLSPSGINFLESSNVGNSYGAHLGENKRPIPPDYSNNNYRETGNPNGLEPIIPNLNPLKDKNNNPLPYIASNDITIFSILDTEKGTISSYRFDTRQGNSEVIKFDDFKIIGEF from the coding sequence ATGAAAACTTATTCTATCACCTCATCATCCTCTTATTCCCTATTAACCGATCCCTTTCTTCAATTCCCCACAGAAACCTCGGTAAAAGTTGTTTGGTTTACTGAGTTTCCTGGGGTTGACCATAAAATTTTTTATGGAGATAATTTAGACAAAATAGCTATTGCTCATACAACAAAATTAAGTCGTACAAGAGAAGATGAAGGTTCAAAAATCACCCCATCCTATTCTCAAACAACTCCTAGAAAAATTTGGCGACATGAAGGAGAAGTTATCGGGTTAACATCAGGGGTTAGAACACCTTATCAAGTCATTAGTGTAGTAGAAGAAAATGCTACTAAAAAAAACATTATTCAAAGTCCAATTTTCTCCTTAACTTCCTTACCTAAACCTGGGACATCTCTAAAAATACTCTTGACATCTGATCATCAATTAATGCCAATGGTAGCAGCTAATTTACAAAAAGTTGTAGAAACAATTGGTCAAGTTGATGCCATCTTTTTTGCAGGAGATTTAGTTAATATAGCTGATCGTGCTTCGGAATGGTTTGATGATCAAAGAGGTGGGGCATTTTTTCCCTGTCTTCAAGGAAAAGCAAATTATCAGCTAGAAAAAGAAGGTAATACAACAATTTATTATGGGGGTAAATTAATTCAATATGCGCCCTTATTTCCCACCATTGGTAATCATGAAGTTATGGGAAGATTGTCAGAAAATACCAGATTAACTCAACAATTTGTTGATGCGATACCTTCTGAAGTAGCAGAAAAAATTTATTTAGAAAAAGCCCCAAAAATCAATCCTAATAACAATAGTCAAATCAAGCAAAACTGGATTAAGAATAATTCTTTTAATACAGAAACCTATCAAGAAATCTTTTCTTTCCCTAAAAATAATGGAAACCATCAAAACTATTATGCTGTGACATTTGGTGATATTCGTTTAGTTGTCTTATATGCTACTAATATTTGGAGATCGCCGAGTTTAGAACCAAATGTTAAAGGGAGATATAAAGAGTCACAACAAGATTTAAACAACCCTGAAAACTGGGGTTATGGACAACATATATTTGAACCCATTAAAAAAGGAAGTTCTCAATATCAATGGTTAGAAAAAGAACTAAATAGTCAAGAATTTAAACAAGCAAAATATAAGATTGTCATGTTTCATCATCCTGTTCATACCTTGGGGGGAAATATTGTACCCCCTTATACTGATCCGATGCCTAATATTAATTATAATAACAATGGTAGTATAGAAACAGTTCGTTATAAATATCCTCAAGAAAATGATTATATTATTCGAGATTTAATGCCCCTTTTAGAAACCGCAAAAGTTAACTTAGTTTTCTTTGGTCATTCCCATCTTTGGAATCGTTTTCTGAGTCCTAGCGGTATCAATTTCTTAGAATCTTCTAACGTTGGCAATAGTTATGGCGCACATTTAGGAGAAAATAAACGTCCTATACCCCCTGATTATTCTAACAATAATTATAGAGAAACAGGTAATCCCAATGGACTCGAACCAATTATTCCTAATCTTAATCCTTTAAAGGATAAAAATAATAATCCCTTACCTTATATTGCCAGTAATGATATAACTATATTTAGTATTTTAGATACAGAAAAGGGAACCATTAGTAGTTATCGCTTTGATACTCGTCAAGGGAATTCAGAAGTCATTAAATTTGATGACTTTAAAATTATTGGGGAGTTTTAG
- a CDS encoding Uma2 family endonuclease, with amino-acid sequence MLLNYNPNHCFPSAEDLPDSDDTPVDNELQDLIPHVLKDILALIWSERMDWFFGVDMGIYYNPKQPTDVIVPDGFLSIGVPRIIDSDLRLSYVLWDEQVIPTMVLEVVSQTRRAEYTNKKEDYAKMGVLYYVIYNPLRKRKPRLEVYQLNNKEYELLPGEPVWLSQINLGIGRETGIYQGIEREWLYWYDQQGKRYLTPEEKAVEAQQQALEAKQQALEAKERAKLLEERLRSLGIDPNEL; translated from the coding sequence ACCGGACTCTGATGATACACCTGTGGATAACGAACTACAAGACTTAATTCCCCATGTCCTCAAAGATATTCTTGCCTTAATTTGGTCGGAGAGAATGGATTGGTTTTTTGGGGTAGATATGGGAATATATTACAACCCGAAACAACCCACTGATGTGATTGTTCCCGATGGTTTTTTAAGTATTGGAGTTCCCCGTATTATTGATTCGGATTTACGGTTATCCTATGTATTGTGGGATGAACAAGTTATTCCTACTATGGTCTTAGAAGTGGTATCTCAAACCAGACGGGCAGAATATACCAACAAGAAAGAAGATTATGCAAAAATGGGGGTTCTATATTATGTAATTTATAACCCATTACGCAAACGTAAACCCCGTTTAGAAGTCTATCAATTAAACAATAAAGAATATGAATTATTGCCAGGAGAACCCGTTTGGTTGTCTCAAATTAACTTGGGAATTGGGAGAGAAACTGGCATTTATCAAGGGATTGAAAGAGAATGGTTATATTGGTATGATCAACAAGGTAAACGGTATTTAACCCCTGAAGAAAAGGCAGTAGAAGCCCAACAACAAGCCTTAGAAGCTAAACAACAAGCCTTGGAAGCTAAAGAAAGAGCAAAACTACTAGAAGAAAGACTAAGAAGTTTAGGAATTGATCCTAATGAATTATAA